CTGAATCATGAAGCTTTATAAtgattaaaataataatgatgataaaCTTTGTGTGTTGCAGCACTTAGTACCTAATCCAAGTTCTAAGTTatcgttattattattatttgactATATAGATAAAGGTTTGATTTTCTTGGACTGTTTTGTGTTCCACTCCCATGGTTCTACACTTTGCACTGCCATTTTATGGTTTATTATAGCTTTTGCCACTTTCTTAATCATTTCCACCCTATTAGCCATTTTCTTTACTCATTCATTTTGGCTATAGCTAGTGATGATAGCAGATTGTGGTTTAAAGCATTATTTCTTGTGAACATAATCTTTTTTGTGAGCCTAAGAatctaaactaatggtaactttTCCTGCCTTTTAAGGTTTAAAGCATCATTTCTTGTTTACATACAAACTCCATCAGTGTTGGATTATGCGTTAGGTTAATTCTTCGTTGAATTTATAACTTTCATTGTATATCCATTACACCACAAATTAGTGTAACTATTAGTGATTAGTTGCAGGGTAGTACTGTTGGTAGTGGTTATGATAGTGTAGTTTTGTAGCTATTAATATTAGTTCATTTGTGGATTCAGGGGTTGTATTGTATAAGGTCAATGTAGGCAACTTTGCACGGTGTCTTTGTAGGGCTGGAAAGTTTGATAAAGCCTTTATGATAATATGTGAAATAATGAGCAAGGATTTTGTTCCAGATGATAGTAGATATTCTACAGTGATTCATTTTTTATGTAATGCCTTCAAGGTAGATAAggcttttcttttatttgaagaaattaaaaggaatggcattgtttccagcGTTTACACCTATACTATTTTGATTGGTAGCTTTTGCAAAGCTGGTCTCATCCAACAAGCTCGCAAATGGTGTGATGAAATGTTAAGGTATGGTTGTACGGCTAATGTGGTGACGTATACTGTATTTATTCATGCATACCTGAAGGCAAGAAAGTTGTCTGATGCAAATAAACTATTCGAGGTGATGATGGTACATGAAGGTTGCATGCCAAATATTGCTACATATATAGCTTTGATAGATGGTCATTGTAAAGCTGGGCAGATTGAAAAAACTTGCCAGATTTTTGTCAGAACGCAAAGTGACATAGAAACCTCTAATACGGACATGTATTTCAAATTGGATGATGATAACAACACTGAAGAACCAAATGTTATTACATATGGGGCTTTGGTGGATGGCTTATGCAAAACAAGCAGGGTTAAACAAGCCCGTGAATAAATAGGACTTGCCCACATAGGTCTTTCCCACACAAAATCTGCATCACAGACTCTAAAGTTAAATTTTTTGATAGTCTCCTAATATGATTGGGACCGTTTTGATAGTCTAGTGGTGTTGATTGGGAGTATTGTAATTTATTAGTAGTGTATGTATCAGTCCTTCAAAAGAGACCCAAATTCACTCTCTTATTGTTCAAAACCCATAAACCCTTGCCACTTTCCTATTCCTTATTATTGTCACCGCTAAAGCCTTCCATGCTCTGCATCCCGATTTAGTTGCCATTAGACCCAGTCTCCTCCTTCAAGTAGTTTTCAGAGCTGGTCAAGTTGGAGTAGCCGTCAACATTCTGAAGCCAGAATCCATCTGCATCGTCGAGTTGTGTCCACCCGTCAAGTAGATGTGTCGTGAGGTGCTCCTCTCTTGCCGTCAATATCCTTCCTCCCGCTGTCGGTAAGCACCACTAGTTGACTTTGTGTGGTTGCTGATTTGCCAATTGAAAGTTCACCTATTACTTAACCCTTATTTATAGATATAGTTTTGTGTTTCCATGATCAAGTTCCTCTCTTTGTTACTGTTACGTTAGTTTGAAAATActaaataagaaaaatcaacTTCAAGGAAGCATTCTTGCCATGCTGCACTGTATAGTATATTTGATTCACTAATAATTTAGTTTATCTTTGGTTCGCTGTATTTAGTAATATGTTTTGTTCTTAACATTTTACTAGACATTTGATTTGCATTAGCAAAAAGGTTATATTGTTATCATATCAACATTTGTGGTGTTTTGATGGGAACTTTTTGCTATAATTTAGGAGGATATATTATGTAATATGCTTCTTTTGAATAGTTTAGGAGCATGACAAAAGGTTCTCTTTACCCTATTTCCCCCCTGCTTCTTTAGTATGTGCATATTTTAGCCAAATTTTGATATCCATTTTTGataaatcatccaaattttgaTATCCTTCTATATGCTTCTTTTCgttctatttttcattttttattatgttgAATTGGTTGTTTATGATGTTATTTGTATCCTTGaattcaataaattattatgcCCTTCTTTTCCTTGTCAAAATCATGTTGGATTTCTTGCTATTAAGAGTTGATAGCTGAAGAATTATTACAATAATGCATATATATTACCGACATCTTCTAAATCCGAGTTATATTCTTCAGGAATTTGTGTGGTTAGTAGCTTTGTTTTAGAAGTCTCTTTGACAAACATAAAACTTTCTTGTCATAACATTGTACTTGAAAAGTATTTGATTCTTGCATGACCTAAAGCTTCAGTGGCTAAATTGAAGGTAAAACATTACTTAAAACATACAACTAGTCCTTGACTGGGAATATGCATTATTAGTTTTCTACTTTAAATAATTAGTCATTTTGATGCTTATGTCTCAACTTCAGAGTTGGCTACTTTAATATAAACTTATCAATGTTATATTTAACCAAATAAACTACTGCTAGTACCGTTCCTCAAAGTGTTTTGCACTATGTatagtttttaaattttctcATCTAGGGAGCTGAGTTGATGCTTCTCTCTCTTTCGGTTTGGATTTACTTATTTGCTAATATTTAATGTTGTAAAATCATCATTTCTTTTTTTCAGTTTGAGAATAGTATAAGTGATACCCTTGGTGGTACCCAATTTATTAAGATGCCCAGGATAGGCCGTTACATGAAGAAATCAAAGTTAAATACAGGATGTCAGCAACCTCAAATAGGATCTACTGCAGCTTCATCCGTGCATCAAGTGGATTGTCTAATTTTCCCGTCGAGTGGTGCTGGTTCCCTTTCAACCTCATATTTATGTCCCTTTCGACCGCTTCGTACCGAACCACTACCTGCTCCACAAACTTAGACCTAGAGGCAGATGAGGTAGACTCTTTTGAGCAACAAATTGATAACCTATTTGCTACATCGGAGGCTCAGAAGCGCAAGGGAAGCACAACCACCAAATTTTGGGATGTTAAAACAATTGGTATATAAGAATTTATCCCATATCATTATTTATGCttaatttttctatgatttcatcGCATCTTGGCTACAATGGTTACTTACACAGAGTAACTATGATTTTGCAGAGTCCGATGGGACATTCAAGCATATTCATCTAAGTGTGAAGGAGGTTATGAAGCCACCTAACGGTAGAAAGATCGTACTCAAGTTTAACAAGAGACTACAACCAGTTGGAAATGAAGCTAGTATACTAAGCGGCATTTTCGGATGGCTAGGATCTGACTACACTAAATCCCAATCTGCGAGAAAGACTAGAGATAGGTTTGCTCCAAGGACAAGATTTATAATAAATGTGTAAAGGTAAAATATTATATTGTTGTAGAGTTCGAGAATCTTAATTTGTCACCTACTAACAAGTTAAGTTTACTGTTGCAGGAAATGTTCCATTTTGATGAATATAGTGGAGGTGCTATCAAGCGTACAATATTAATATTGCTAGGAAGGGCTTGGAAGGAAACGAGGAACAGGTTGTACCATGGTTATTATAACTCAGAACTAACTATTGAACAAAATATTGAAGGCCGTCCACCGGGAATTATGGCGGATCATTGGAGATGGTACCTTGATTATCGCAATAGCGAAGACACAAaggtaatatatttttatttcataacAAAAAAGTCTATTTATGTTACATTTAGTCAAAAAATGGTGTTTAGTAGCCTTTTCTTTTGATGGCATGATTGGAGAAGTGTAGGAAAAATGATGTGAATCGATCGAAGCAGTTATACACTCACACTGGCGAATCGAAAAGCTTGGCAAGGCTCGGATTAGAAGAGGTCATTTACATTTGACTCACTTTTTGAACTTTCTCTTCATCTACTTATTCACTATTTAAGTTATATTGTTACAGTCGGAACGACAAAGGCATCCAGTTGGTAGAGGAGAATTGTGGACCTTAACGCACAAACGACCTAATGGCTCCTATCTCCATGATTCAGCTCGGCCTATTGATGTAAGTAATGTGTTGAGAATTGTTAAGTTGTTTCTCATAGGTTTTGTTTGTTAAAATTGTGTTGAAAGTCTATTCGGTTAGCAATTAGCTAATAAATGCTTATGTTCGCTTATCTAACTGTGTAGGAAAGAATTGTGGAGATTAAGCAACATGATAAATTATCTAGACTGTTGTCTCAAAATGATTCACTTGCTCAAACTCTTGGAAAGGAGCACCAAGTAAAGTGCGTGGCATGGGTATCTCGTTTTGTGGCGGTTTAAAACTGCCGCTACTCCCTATAAAAACCGCCGCTAAATCATGTTTCTCTTGTAGCATGCTAagtcaaaaaagaaaaaaaaaactaagaacCCAACTAATGGCCCACCACTTCCTAAACTTAACACTATATAAGAACAGAAAATCAGAAATATACCTAGCCCAATTGAGATAAATACATAGATAATAAATTGGCGATACACAAATAAATTCAGTTCAAAACAAGCACAAACTAAGTGCACCTTATTTAAATGTAGAATGCATCGAAATTACTTAATAATGACGACTCACAAACAAACTCAGTTCAGGACAAACACACAAACAAGACTCAATCAATCACAAAACACATGCATGTAAATTTCAAATCTAGAAAAGTTATCAAAATGTTGCTCATAATTTTTGTTTCACCCTCTTAATAAGAATTTGTGTTAcggttaaaaaaattttgtatcaaaattaagaaacttttatgtaacaaaaattttcttattatttctaaaaaaattatgcatAACTCAAAactcctcctctttcttcttcttcttcttcaatattactttttcttcttcttttattgttcattttctccttcttgttttaccttctcatgattatttttgttttactctTCTAATAAGAAAAAAGTGCAAAACACTAAAATAAGCTAATGGGAAGAAATTTTTACGTAAATCCGCCAAATCAAAATTTAGTTCATGAATCAACCAATGCATGTTTATATGTAGTTCGAATCAATTAGATTCGAACTCAATCTACacataattcgaatcatattgattcgaattatacacaaaactcacacacacactaactcgaatcaacttgattcgaattacacacatacaataattcgaatcaagttgattcgaattacaccatgatttattaaaaaaattaataatttattaaaaaatttattaaaaaataataatttaaaattaaaaaaatatatattttatttcatgcattaaaaaaaatctaacaaaatatttaattacgagactttttttaaatattaatgagctatcaattcaaatttcataaaatactcttttgtccatttttaatagctcatgaatattttttaataaatttttttaaattatatggtgaGATATTACATGATTCGAATTACGCATGGGAAGTTCAATCACTCTGATTcggtgagcaattcgaattctatacaatactcttctgcccattcttgatagctcatgaatattttttaataaatttattttaattatataaaccacaaaaaaataatgcaaaataatttaaaaaatgacttaaaaaatattaggaatactataaaaatttgtaatgttataatgatttaggtaaatacatgcatgtacacaaattttaaataaaatactctagatagtcaataataatttaaaaattaaagaaaatattttattccatccaaaataattaaaaaatatattttattctatacaaaataattttaaaaaatggcttaaaaatgttacgagtactataaaagtttgtaatattctagtgatttaggtaaatacatgataaaaatatattttctttaatttctaaattattaatgtcctaagtcattgcaaatttttatagtactcctaacatcttttaagccatttttaaattattttgcatagaataaaatattttttgttgtataattaaaataaatttattaaaaagtattcatgagctatcaagaatggacagaagagtattgtatagaattcgaattgctcaccatataattcgaatcagagTGATTGAACTTTCCATGCGTAATTCGAATAATGTAATATCtcaccatataatttaaaaaaatttattaaaaaatattcatgagctattaaaaatggacaaaagagtattgtatggaatttgaattgatagctcattaatatttaaaaaaagtctcgaaattaaatattttgttagatttttttaatacatgaaataaaatatatatttttttaattttaaattattattttttaataaattttttaataaattattaattttttt
The Arachis stenosperma cultivar V10309 chromosome 7, arast.V10309.gnm1.PFL2, whole genome shotgun sequence genome window above contains:
- the LOC130939948 gene encoding pentatricopeptide repeat-containing protein At1g06710, mitochondrial-like, which gives rise to MVSCRLYPKMMKHVVVPCQVPLESIMHSNELQWLACGPNVQVSRFTSYNVNGFKFRTLSREERLKAQNSRVHVTFDTRSYASKRNNNVAVGSILYYGKLVDIIELNYSGKLEERDLFLRGSSFSLCKAIEEASTFSSLEHATSIERDLFNKLPIRAWLDAFSAHRHIGVVLYKVNVGNFARCLCRAGKFDKAFMIICEIMSKDFVPDDSRYSTVIHFLCNAFKVDKAFLLFEEIKRNGIVSSVYTYTILIGSFCKAGLIQQARKWCDEMLRYGCTANVVTYTVFIHAYLKARKLSDANKLFEVMMVHEGCMPNIATYIALIDGHCKAGQIEKTCQIFVRTQSDIETSNTDMYFKLDDDNNTEEPNVITYGALVDGLCKTSRVKQARE
- the LOC130939949 gene encoding uncharacterized protein LOC130939949; this encodes MSATSNRIYCSFIRASSGLSNFPVEWCWFPFNLIFMSLSTASYRTTTCSTNLDLEADEVDSFEQQIDNLFATSEAQKRKGSTTTKFWDVKTIESDGTFKHIHLSVKEVMKPPNGRKIVLKFNKRLQPVGNEASILSGIFGWLGSDYTKSQSARKTRDRFAPRTRFIINEMFHFDEYSGGAIKRTILILLGRAWKETRNRLYHGYYNSELTIEQNIEGRPPGIMADHWRWYLDYRNSEDTKSKNGV